In Myripristis murdjan chromosome 9, fMyrMur1.1, whole genome shotgun sequence, the following proteins share a genomic window:
- the adgra2 gene encoding adhesion G protein-coupled receptor A2 isoform X1, with protein sequence MTGGGGAAEVRSSRRTMFAPGVGTPLLPGRLVLMLFLLCASEPRLAQACPGLLASSSGCSCADERPKAHSSPAVGKRVSCSKEELSEPPDASLLPNRTVTLVLSHNKIRVLRNGSFIGLHALEKLDLKHNLISTIMPGAFQGLSELRKLDLSNNRIGCLTPDMFQGLTNVTKLNLSGNIISTLDPGVFQELPSLKLVNFNSDFLSCDCGLRWVPGFFRSSSARLGDETLCAYPRSLRGKPLRGLRESQLSCDGALELHTLSLLPSQRQVVFKGDRLPFHCTAALVDKITTLHWRHNGQLVTSDPEKGVQLEKSVLHDCTFITSELILFNVHVEASGEWECVVTTGRGNTSCKVEIVVLENSASFCPEDKVVNNRGEFRWPRTLAGIISHQYCLQLRYPSLSMEGGMEQKKASRYCDRSGKWQEGDYSNCHYTNGITRVLHTFILRPINASNAVTVAHQVRTYTLEAAGFTDSVDVLYVAQMMEKFMEYVRQLRELSEVLVEMGSNLMQVDDQILALAQREKRACSSIVYSLETLAWPQLHSHAQDLSMVSRNIVMEAHLIRPAHFTGISCTAYQRREVLTGSLGMETAESTHEQQLRFRCTTGSHNTSLNNFALKNSIALASVTLPASLFPPDAPADCKLQFVAFRTGRFFPLSGNSSIVGEHSRRRSVNTPVIFAGLDGCSMWNHSEAIWVSLRHLSPGTDPVAAQWSLKALESQGGWSQEGCQLVHSDSSTSTLRCSLLSNYAVLQEVPDFPNSSPVSVRVLHPVVYACTAVLLLCLFTIIITHILYHSSIHISRKSWHTLLNTCFHIAMTTAIYAGGISLTSYPVVCQAVGIALHYSSLSTLLWIGVSSRVIYKEAVWRMPRQPEGESPVPPTQRPMLRFYLIAGGVPLIICGITAAVNVNNYGDNSPYCWLVWRPSLGAFFVPAGLVVLVTWIYFLCTVFRLRHRVAKECAGTSLSSPVPESQPALAGSTSLLSTDSVVGPINPVLAPEDQYSLKTQFLVLVATHFLFVGLWCCGAMAMWLTGHTSLLFSCLYGLAATALGGFLVVHHCFRRVDVQASWLACCPGYRRSQPMSTYTHTCTTGSGVQTSEQGSQLFISCHPPGDSHNSSSARSSSTPSGISSVGPGPCKLTNLLQVAQDNPNNTSRAPVGTNTSTSTDNITKPTNNLLPIINSVAPVPQRRKVSSRTKQGSSQYHHRGEGRGHYRLKALRTAGGGGSLGALGPTGLEHLNSSHAAHKHATSENGSIHHSLSESQASPLTNGRRVGESVATSPSEGSDGGSSGSRKPFPLLPSMASRAAMHGAQRRCASRDNLKLAAAAEREAKRCSYPLNSVTTTVPGAAAPNGTLKNSVLELDQDMSGTDQSQGSVGMKTGLWKSETTV encoded by the exons GGTACTGAGCCACAACAAAATCCGAGTTCTGAGAAATGGATCCTTCATTGGACTTCATGCTTTGGAGAAACT GGACCTTAAGCACAACTTAATCAGCACCATCATGCCTGGAGCCTTCCAGGGCCTATCTGAGCTTCGGAAACT CGACCTATCCAACAACCGCATCGGCTGCCTAACTCCCGACATGTTCCAGGGACTTACCAATGTCACTAAACT GAACCTCTCTGGCAACATCATATCTACCCTTGATCCAGGCGTGTTCCAGGAGCTACCGTCCCTCAAGCTAGT GAACTTCAACTCTGACTtcctgtcatgtgactgtgGCCTGCGCTGGGTGCCGGGCTTCTTTCGCAGCAGTTCAGCCCGGCTGGGGGACGAAACACTCTGCGCCTATCCCAGAAGCCTGCGGGGAAAGCCCCTGCGTGGACTAAGGGAAAGCCAGCTGAGCTGTG ATGGAGCTCTGGAGCTGCACACCCTGTCCCTGCTGCCATCCCAGCGGCAGGTGGTCTTCAAAGGCGACCGCCTGCCCTTCCACTGCACGGCTGCTTTGGTCGACAAAATCACCACCTTGCACTGGCGGCACAACGGTCAGctggtgacctctgacccagAAAAGGGTGTCCAACTGGAGAAGAGTGTGCTCCACGACTGCACCTTTATCACCAG TGAGCTCATCCTATTCAATGTACATGTGGAGGCCAGTGGAGAGTGGGAGTGTGTGGTGACTACTGGGCGGGGCAACACTTCTTGCAAGGTTGAAATAGTGGTGCTGGAGAACAGCGCCTCCTTCTGTCCAGAGGATAAAGTTGTCAACAACCGGGGGGAGTTCAG GTGGCCACGGACCCTAGCAGGTATCATCTCCCACCAGTACTGCCTGCAGCTGCGTTATCCCTCCTTGTCTATGGAGGGGGGCATGGAGCAGAAGAAAGCCTCGCGTTACTGTGACCGCTCCGGAAAATGGCAGGAAGGCGACTACTCAAACTGTCACTACACCAATGGCATCACCCGTGTCCTTCATACCTTCATCCTG AGGCCCATAAATGCATCCAATGCCGTCACTGTGGCACATCAGGTGCGCACGTACACCTTGGAGGCAGCGGGCTTTACTGATTCGGTGGATGTGTTGTATGTGGCCCAAATGATGGAGAAGTTCATGGAATATGTGAGGCAGCTGCGAGAG CTGTCTGAGGTGTTGGTGGAGATGGGGAGCAACCTGATGCAGGTGGACGACCAGATCCTGGCCcttgcacagagagagaagagagcctGCAGCTCAATAGTCTACTCTCTGGAGACGCTGGCCTGGCCTCAGCTGCATAGCCATGCCCAAGACCTTTCCATG GTGTCCAGGAACATTGTGATGGAGGCTCATCTGATTCGACCAGCCCACTTCACTGGCATAAGCTGCACTGCATACCAGCGTCGTGAAGTATTAACAGGCAGCTTGGGAATGGAAACAGCAGAGTCCACCCATGAACAGCAGCTCCGTTTCCGCTGCACCACCGGCTCTCATAACACCTCCCTTAACAATTTTGCCCTAAAG AATTCAATAGCCCTGGCCTCTGTGACGCTTCCagcctctctgtttcctcctgaTGCTCCTGCAGATTGTAAGCTGCAGTTTGTAGCCTTCCGAACCGGccgcttttttcccctctccggGAACTCAAGCATTGTTGGGGAACACTCTCGACGACGTAGCGTCAACACCCCTGTCATCTTTGCAGGCCTGG ATGGTTGCAGCATGTGGAATCACTCAGAGGCCATCTGGGTGTCGCTGCGCCACTTGTCCCCTGGTACGGACCCTGTGGCAGCCCAGTGGAGCTTGAAGGCGCTGGAGAGCCAGGGAGGCTGGAGCCAGGAGGGCTGTCAGCTGGtccacagtgacagcagcacctCCACGTTGCGCTGCTCTCTGCTGAGTAACTACGCTGTGCTGCAG GAGGTGCCGGACTTCCCAAACTCCTCACCTGTCTCAGTGAGGGTGCTCCACCCTGTGGTGTATGCCTGTACTGCAGTGCTCCTCCTATGCCtcttcaccatcatcatcacacacattCTATACCACAG TTCTATTCACATATCAAGAAAGAGCTGGCACACATTACTCAATACCTGTTTCCACATCGCCATGACCACAGCCATCTACGCAGGAGGCATTAGTTTGACTAGCTACCCCGTGGTGTGCCAGGCG GTTGGCATTGCGCTGCACTACTCCTCGCTGTCTACTCTGCTGTGGATTGGCGTGAGCTCCAGGGTTATCTACAAAGAGGCTGTGTGGAGAATGCCACGGCAGCCAGAGGGAGAGTCTCCTGTTCCACCTACTCAGCGACCAATGCTCAG GTTCTATTTGATAGCTGGTGGAGTTCCTCTTATCATTTGTGGGATCACTGCAGCTGTCAATGTCAACAACTATGGAGACAACAGTCCTTA CTGCTGGCTGGTGTGGCGCCCCAGTCTGGGGGCCTTCTTTGTCCCTGCTGGCCTAGTGGTGCTGGTGACCTGGATCTATTTCCTGTGCACTGTGTTTCGCCTTAGGCACCGTGTGGCCAAAGAATGTGCAGGAACTTCCCTGTCCTCCCCTGTGCCTGAGAGCCAGCCTGCACTGGCAGGAAGCACCAGTCTCTTGTCCACAGACTCAGTGGTGGGACCTATAAACCCTGTCTTGGCTCCAGAGGACCAGTACTCCCTGAAGACACAGTTCTTGGTGTTGGTGGccactcacttcctgtttgtgggTTTGTGGTGTTGTGGAGCCATGGCCATGTGGCTGACAGGGCATACCAGTTTGTTGTTCAGCTGTCTCTATGGATTGGCGGCCACAGCTCTGGGGGGTTTTCTGGTGGTGCACCACTGCTTCCGACGTGTGGATGTGCAAGCTTCATGGCTGGCGTGCTGCCCAGGCTATCGCCGCTCCCAGCCCATgtccacttacacacatacctGCACTACTGGCAGTGGGGTACAGACCTCTGAGCAAGGGTCCCAGCTCTTCATCAGCTGCCATCCGCCAGGTGACTCTCACaactcctcctccgccaggtcATCTTCCACACCCAGCGGGATCAGCAGTGTCGGTCCCGGGCCCTGCAAGCTGACCAACCTGCTCCAGGTGGCGCAAGACAATCCCAACAACACCTCGCGTGCCCCTGTAGGCACCAACACCAGCACCAGTACAGACAACATTACCAAGCCAACAAACAATCTTCTGCCCATCATAAACTCTGTAGCCCCAGTGCCCCAGAGAAGAAAGGTGAGTAGCAGAACTAAACAAGGGAGTAGCCAATATCACCACCGCGGTGAGGGCAGAGGTCACTATCGTCTCAAAGCTCTAAGGACTGCTGGAGGTGGGGGCAGCCTGGGAGCATTAGGACCCACAGGTTTAGAGCACCTCAATTCTTCACATGCAGCTCACAAACATGCCACTAGTGAGAACGGCAGCATCCACCACAGCCTGTCAGAGAGCCAGGCCAGCCCGCTAACCAACGGCAGGCGGGTTGGAGAGTCAGTGGCCACCAGCCCCTCCGAGGGAAGTGATGGGGGCAGCAGTGGGAGCCGCAAACCGTTTCCCCTGTTACCATCTATGGCCAGCAGAGCGGCCATGCATGGCGCCCAGAGACGTTGTGCCAGCAGAGACAATTTGAAACTGGCAGCGGCTGCAGAGCGAGAAGCGAAGCGCTGCTCCTATCCTTTGAACAGTGTTACCACCACCGTGCCAGGGGCCGCCGCCCCTAATGGCACTCTCAAAAATTCGGTGCTAGAGCTGGATCAGGACATGAGTGGCACGGACCAATCCCAGGGCTCTGTTGGAATGAAAACTGGTTTGTGGAAGAGTGAAACCACGGTCTAA
- the adgra2 gene encoding adhesion G protein-coupled receptor A2 isoform X2, whose translation MPGAFQGLSELRKLDLSNNRIGCLTPDMFQGLTNVTKLNLSGNIISTLDPGVFQELPSLKLVNFNSDFLSCDCGLRWVPGFFRSSSARLGDETLCAYPRSLRGKPLRGLRESQLSCDGALELHTLSLLPSQRQVVFKGDRLPFHCTAALVDKITTLHWRHNGQLVTSDPEKGVQLEKSVLHDCTFITSELILFNVHVEASGEWECVVTTGRGNTSCKVEIVVLENSASFCPEDKVVNNRGEFRWPRTLAGIISHQYCLQLRYPSLSMEGGMEQKKASRYCDRSGKWQEGDYSNCHYTNGITRVLHTFILRPINASNAVTVAHQVRTYTLEAAGFTDSVDVLYVAQMMEKFMEYVRQLRELSEVLVEMGSNLMQVDDQILALAQREKRACSSIVYSLETLAWPQLHSHAQDLSMVSRNIVMEAHLIRPAHFTGISCTAYQRREVLTGSLGMETAESTHEQQLRFRCTTGSHNTSLNNFALKNSIALASVTLPASLFPPDAPADCKLQFVAFRTGRFFPLSGNSSIVGEHSRRRSVNTPVIFAGLDGCSMWNHSEAIWVSLRHLSPGTDPVAAQWSLKALESQGGWSQEGCQLVHSDSSTSTLRCSLLSNYAVLQEVPDFPNSSPVSVRVLHPVVYACTAVLLLCLFTIIITHILYHSSIHISRKSWHTLLNTCFHIAMTTAIYAGGISLTSYPVVCQAVGIALHYSSLSTLLWIGVSSRVIYKEAVWRMPRQPEGESPVPPTQRPMLRFYLIAGGVPLIICGITAAVNVNNYGDNSPYCWLVWRPSLGAFFVPAGLVVLVTWIYFLCTVFRLRHRVAKECAGTSLSSPVPESQPALAGSTSLLSTDSVVGPINPVLAPEDQYSLKTQFLVLVATHFLFVGLWCCGAMAMWLTGHTSLLFSCLYGLAATALGGFLVVHHCFRRVDVQASWLACCPGYRRSQPMSTYTHTCTTGSGVQTSEQGSQLFISCHPPGDSHNSSSARSSSTPSGISSVGPGPCKLTNLLQVAQDNPNNTSRAPVGTNTSTSTDNITKPTNNLLPIINSVAPVPQRRKVSSRTKQGSSQYHHRGEGRGHYRLKALRTAGGGGSLGALGPTGLEHLNSSHAAHKHATSENGSIHHSLSESQASPLTNGRRVGESVATSPSEGSDGGSSGSRKPFPLLPSMASRAAMHGAQRRCASRDNLKLAAAAEREAKRCSYPLNSVTTTVPGAAAPNGTLKNSVLELDQDMSGTDQSQGSVGMKTGLWKSETTV comes from the exons ATGCCTGGAGCCTTCCAGGGCCTATCTGAGCTTCGGAAACT CGACCTATCCAACAACCGCATCGGCTGCCTAACTCCCGACATGTTCCAGGGACTTACCAATGTCACTAAACT GAACCTCTCTGGCAACATCATATCTACCCTTGATCCAGGCGTGTTCCAGGAGCTACCGTCCCTCAAGCTAGT GAACTTCAACTCTGACTtcctgtcatgtgactgtgGCCTGCGCTGGGTGCCGGGCTTCTTTCGCAGCAGTTCAGCCCGGCTGGGGGACGAAACACTCTGCGCCTATCCCAGAAGCCTGCGGGGAAAGCCCCTGCGTGGACTAAGGGAAAGCCAGCTGAGCTGTG ATGGAGCTCTGGAGCTGCACACCCTGTCCCTGCTGCCATCCCAGCGGCAGGTGGTCTTCAAAGGCGACCGCCTGCCCTTCCACTGCACGGCTGCTTTGGTCGACAAAATCACCACCTTGCACTGGCGGCACAACGGTCAGctggtgacctctgacccagAAAAGGGTGTCCAACTGGAGAAGAGTGTGCTCCACGACTGCACCTTTATCACCAG TGAGCTCATCCTATTCAATGTACATGTGGAGGCCAGTGGAGAGTGGGAGTGTGTGGTGACTACTGGGCGGGGCAACACTTCTTGCAAGGTTGAAATAGTGGTGCTGGAGAACAGCGCCTCCTTCTGTCCAGAGGATAAAGTTGTCAACAACCGGGGGGAGTTCAG GTGGCCACGGACCCTAGCAGGTATCATCTCCCACCAGTACTGCCTGCAGCTGCGTTATCCCTCCTTGTCTATGGAGGGGGGCATGGAGCAGAAGAAAGCCTCGCGTTACTGTGACCGCTCCGGAAAATGGCAGGAAGGCGACTACTCAAACTGTCACTACACCAATGGCATCACCCGTGTCCTTCATACCTTCATCCTG AGGCCCATAAATGCATCCAATGCCGTCACTGTGGCACATCAGGTGCGCACGTACACCTTGGAGGCAGCGGGCTTTACTGATTCGGTGGATGTGTTGTATGTGGCCCAAATGATGGAGAAGTTCATGGAATATGTGAGGCAGCTGCGAGAG CTGTCTGAGGTGTTGGTGGAGATGGGGAGCAACCTGATGCAGGTGGACGACCAGATCCTGGCCcttgcacagagagagaagagagcctGCAGCTCAATAGTCTACTCTCTGGAGACGCTGGCCTGGCCTCAGCTGCATAGCCATGCCCAAGACCTTTCCATG GTGTCCAGGAACATTGTGATGGAGGCTCATCTGATTCGACCAGCCCACTTCACTGGCATAAGCTGCACTGCATACCAGCGTCGTGAAGTATTAACAGGCAGCTTGGGAATGGAAACAGCAGAGTCCACCCATGAACAGCAGCTCCGTTTCCGCTGCACCACCGGCTCTCATAACACCTCCCTTAACAATTTTGCCCTAAAG AATTCAATAGCCCTGGCCTCTGTGACGCTTCCagcctctctgtttcctcctgaTGCTCCTGCAGATTGTAAGCTGCAGTTTGTAGCCTTCCGAACCGGccgcttttttcccctctccggGAACTCAAGCATTGTTGGGGAACACTCTCGACGACGTAGCGTCAACACCCCTGTCATCTTTGCAGGCCTGG ATGGTTGCAGCATGTGGAATCACTCAGAGGCCATCTGGGTGTCGCTGCGCCACTTGTCCCCTGGTACGGACCCTGTGGCAGCCCAGTGGAGCTTGAAGGCGCTGGAGAGCCAGGGAGGCTGGAGCCAGGAGGGCTGTCAGCTGGtccacagtgacagcagcacctCCACGTTGCGCTGCTCTCTGCTGAGTAACTACGCTGTGCTGCAG GAGGTGCCGGACTTCCCAAACTCCTCACCTGTCTCAGTGAGGGTGCTCCACCCTGTGGTGTATGCCTGTACTGCAGTGCTCCTCCTATGCCtcttcaccatcatcatcacacacattCTATACCACAG TTCTATTCACATATCAAGAAAGAGCTGGCACACATTACTCAATACCTGTTTCCACATCGCCATGACCACAGCCATCTACGCAGGAGGCATTAGTTTGACTAGCTACCCCGTGGTGTGCCAGGCG GTTGGCATTGCGCTGCACTACTCCTCGCTGTCTACTCTGCTGTGGATTGGCGTGAGCTCCAGGGTTATCTACAAAGAGGCTGTGTGGAGAATGCCACGGCAGCCAGAGGGAGAGTCTCCTGTTCCACCTACTCAGCGACCAATGCTCAG GTTCTATTTGATAGCTGGTGGAGTTCCTCTTATCATTTGTGGGATCACTGCAGCTGTCAATGTCAACAACTATGGAGACAACAGTCCTTA CTGCTGGCTGGTGTGGCGCCCCAGTCTGGGGGCCTTCTTTGTCCCTGCTGGCCTAGTGGTGCTGGTGACCTGGATCTATTTCCTGTGCACTGTGTTTCGCCTTAGGCACCGTGTGGCCAAAGAATGTGCAGGAACTTCCCTGTCCTCCCCTGTGCCTGAGAGCCAGCCTGCACTGGCAGGAAGCACCAGTCTCTTGTCCACAGACTCAGTGGTGGGACCTATAAACCCTGTCTTGGCTCCAGAGGACCAGTACTCCCTGAAGACACAGTTCTTGGTGTTGGTGGccactcacttcctgtttgtgggTTTGTGGTGTTGTGGAGCCATGGCCATGTGGCTGACAGGGCATACCAGTTTGTTGTTCAGCTGTCTCTATGGATTGGCGGCCACAGCTCTGGGGGGTTTTCTGGTGGTGCACCACTGCTTCCGACGTGTGGATGTGCAAGCTTCATGGCTGGCGTGCTGCCCAGGCTATCGCCGCTCCCAGCCCATgtccacttacacacatacctGCACTACTGGCAGTGGGGTACAGACCTCTGAGCAAGGGTCCCAGCTCTTCATCAGCTGCCATCCGCCAGGTGACTCTCACaactcctcctccgccaggtcATCTTCCACACCCAGCGGGATCAGCAGTGTCGGTCCCGGGCCCTGCAAGCTGACCAACCTGCTCCAGGTGGCGCAAGACAATCCCAACAACACCTCGCGTGCCCCTGTAGGCACCAACACCAGCACCAGTACAGACAACATTACCAAGCCAACAAACAATCTTCTGCCCATCATAAACTCTGTAGCCCCAGTGCCCCAGAGAAGAAAGGTGAGTAGCAGAACTAAACAAGGGAGTAGCCAATATCACCACCGCGGTGAGGGCAGAGGTCACTATCGTCTCAAAGCTCTAAGGACTGCTGGAGGTGGGGGCAGCCTGGGAGCATTAGGACCCACAGGTTTAGAGCACCTCAATTCTTCACATGCAGCTCACAAACATGCCACTAGTGAGAACGGCAGCATCCACCACAGCCTGTCAGAGAGCCAGGCCAGCCCGCTAACCAACGGCAGGCGGGTTGGAGAGTCAGTGGCCACCAGCCCCTCCGAGGGAAGTGATGGGGGCAGCAGTGGGAGCCGCAAACCGTTTCCCCTGTTACCATCTATGGCCAGCAGAGCGGCCATGCATGGCGCCCAGAGACGTTGTGCCAGCAGAGACAATTTGAAACTGGCAGCGGCTGCAGAGCGAGAAGCGAAGCGCTGCTCCTATCCTTTGAACAGTGTTACCACCACCGTGCCAGGGGCCGCCGCCCCTAATGGCACTCTCAAAAATTCGGTGCTAGAGCTGGATCAGGACATGAGTGGCACGGACCAATCCCAGGGCTCTGTTGGAATGAAAACTGGTTTGTGGAAGAGTGAAACCACGGTCTAA